CCCCCTCGCCCGTACGCGCGCGGCCGATCAGGGCCATCAGCACGCCCGATAGCGCGGTCAGGCTGGCGGCCATGTCGGCTGCGGGCACGCCGGGGACGACCGGCTTGCCATCGGCGCCGTCATTCATCGCCAGGTGCCCGGTCATCGCCTGCACGGCCATGTCGTGCGCCGGGTGGTCGGCCAGCGGGCCGTCCTGCCCGAAGGCGGAGATAGAGCAATAGATCACGTCCGGCCGGATCGCGCGGACCGCATCGTAATCGAAGCCGAGCCGGGCGATGGCGCCGGGGCGGAAGCCCTCGACGAAGACATCCGCCTCGGCGCAGAGCGCGCGCAGGGCTGCCTTTCCGGCATCGGACTTCAGGTCCAGCGCCACGCTTTCCTTGCCCCGGTTGCAATTGGCGAACCAGACCGAATGGCCCGCCTCGAAAGGCTCCATCTGCCGCGCGGGATCGCCGCTGGGCGGCTCCACCTTGATGACCCGGGCGCCCTGGTCGGCCATCATCATCGTCATCACGGGGCCCGGCAGGAATTGCGAGAGGTCGACGACCGTTATGCCTTCCAGCATGCCCATGGATCAGATCACGCCCTTGTCGCGCAATTTGCCCACGGCGTCGGCATCGTAACCCAGCTCGCCCAGCAGGCTGTCGCTGTTCTCGCCCAGCAGGGGTGCGGCGCGATTGGGCAGCCGTGCCCCATCCAGCCGGATGGGGCTGGCCAGGATCTGCATGTCCTCGCGGTCGGGATGGTCCACGCTGTCGCGCATGCCGGTTTCCCGCAGCCATGGATTGTCCAGCGCCGCGCCAAGGCCATAGACGGGCGCGACCGGGACGGTGCCGGCCAGCAGGTCCTGCCAGTGCGCCATGGGCTGCTTGCCGAATTCCTCGTCCAGCAGCTGCGTCAGCGCATCGCGGTTGGCGCGGCGCGCGGCGTTATCGGCAAAGCGCGGGTCATCGGCCAGGTCCGTGCGGCCGATGGTCTGCGTCAAAATATCCCAGAACTTGGGCAGCTGGCACATCACGAACATCCAGCCATCGGCGGCGCGAAACATCTGGCTGGGCGTGGCGGTGGGGTGCGCGCTGCGCGGCTCGCGCCCGGATTCGTCGCCTTCGTTCATGTACCAAAGTGCGGGATAGCTGGTCTGGTGGATCGCGGCGGAAAGCAGGTCCGTGTCCACATCACGGCCCTTGCCGCTGCGCTGCGCATCGACCAGCGCGGCCAGCAGGCCGATGGCAAACAGCGTCCCGGTCATGAAATCGACCATGGACAGGCCCATGCGCTGCGGTTCGCCGCCCGGCTCGCCCGTCAGGCTGCAATAGCCCGCCTCGGCCTGCATCAGGTAATCGTAACCCGGCCAGCGGGCGCGGGCATTGTCGCGGCCATAGGCGGAAAGATGCGCGCAGACGATGGCGGGGTTCACGCCGGCCAGCGCCGCATAGTCGAGGCCGAGCCGCGCAGGCAGGTCGCCGCGCATGTTGTTGGCCACCGCGTGACTGGTGGAGACCAGCCGGTGCAGGATTTCCTGCCCTTCGTCCGTATGCAGGTCCAGCGTCAGGGATTTCTTGTTGAGGTTGAAGGACTGGAAATACAGGCTTTCACCCGGCCGCAGGAAATGCGGGCCAACGGCGCGCGCGGTATCCCCGCCGCCGCGCCGCTTCCCATCCGGCCCGGATTTTCCGGGGGGTTCGATCTTGATAACTTCCGCGCCCAGCTGAGCCAGGTGCATCGTGCCGTAAGGGCCCGCGCCATACTGTTCGGCGCTGACGATCCGGTATCCGGTCAGGGGCAGGTGCACGCCGGGCGCCGTCAGGCCGGATTGTCTTTGATGTGCTGTTTGGCGATGATGATCCGCTGCATTTCGTTGGTCCCTTCCCCGATGCACATCAGCAGGCTGTCACGGTAATAGCGCTCGATGTCGTACTCCTTGGAATAGGAGTAGCCGCCATAGATGCGCATGGCATCCTGGCTGTTGTCCACCGCCGCTTCCGAGGCGAAGAACTTGGCCATGCCCGCTTCCTTGTCGCAGCGCTCGCCGCGGTCGTAAGCCTCTGCAGCATCCATGGTCAGCAGCCGCGCGGCGCGCGCACGGGTGGCCATCTCGCCGATCTTCAGCTGGATCGCCTGGTGCTGGGCA
This genomic interval from Paraurantiacibacter namhicola contains the following:
- a CDS encoding CaiB/BaiF CoA transferase family protein, which codes for MHLPLTGYRIVSAEQYGAGPYGTMHLAQLGAEVIKIEPPGKSGPDGKRRGGGDTARAVGPHFLRPGESLYFQSFNLNKKSLTLDLHTDEGQEILHRLVSTSHAVANNMRGDLPARLGLDYAALAGVNPAIVCAHLSAYGRDNARARWPGYDYLMQAEAGYCSLTGEPGGEPQRMGLSMVDFMTGTLFAIGLLAALVDAQRSGKGRDVDTDLLSAAIHQTSYPALWYMNEGDESGREPRSAHPTATPSQMFRAADGWMFVMCQLPKFWDILTQTIGRTDLADDPRFADNAARRANRDALTQLLDEEFGKQPMAHWQDLLAGTVPVAPVYGLGAALDNPWLRETGMRDSVDHPDREDMQILASPIRLDGARLPNRAAPLLGENSDSLLGELGYDADAVGKLRDKGVI
- a CDS encoding CaiB/BaiF CoA transferase family protein, whose product is MLEGITVVDLSQFLPGPVMTMMMADQGARVIKVEPPSGDPARQMEPFEAGHSVWFANCNRGKESVALDLKSDAGKAALRALCAEADVFVEGFRPGAIARLGFDYDAVRAIRPDVIYCSISAFGQDGPLADHPAHDMAVQAMTGHLAMNDGADGKPVVPGVPAADMAASLTALSGVLMALIGRARTGEGAYLDCAMFDALLPWTSHIAGPAIAGGESPVSASQRSTGGAALYQVYATADGGHIALAGREPKFAKALLEGLGREDLLDLALRPAGEQSELIAVLRETFASRTRAEWEDWFHGRDVAFAPVLDFREAFDAPQVRERGLMVTAPDGSHHIAPAIRFAGQDKWSPGAVPGLGDAADAG